The Tamandua tetradactyla isolate mTamTet1 chromosome 23, mTamTet1.pri, whole genome shotgun sequence genomic interval CAGTGAATACTTGAAACCCATTCGGCCTCATCATCTTCTTGTCTTTGTCTTTAGATAAGGTCTTTATATTGCTCTAACATCTTTTCTTAGGCCTTTTGTTGAGGTTTAGTTTGAGAGATCTGGAATTCTTAGAACTTTTACAACATATTGTAAGCCTCTTTTATAACACAATGCTGCATCATGAAGAGGCTATATCCTTGATGCTGAGAAGTGGAGTGAACCCTTGGTTATTGATTTGGTAATTTATGAGGTCAAGAGCCTTCAAGAAGAGCATTAAGGTATCTAATGAGACCCCCAGGGTcaaacatctttcaaaaatgggTGGGAGTCACATGTACAGGCTCATTTCTCCCAACCTGACTGATGACTCTCTCATAATGTAGTTGAGACAGAAAGGACAttgaagatattttatgcaaCATGGAGAACATCTTTGCCTTTCAAAGTTACTTCCCACTCTCAGATAGCATGTGCACCAATGAAGTCAGTCAAGTTCCTAAGACTCAACAGATCAGAATAATTTACATCCTCCCTCCAGCCCAGGCATCCCATCCTCCCATCCAGTTATCCAACTGGATAGTAGAGTGCCTACTAATGTGACAGGCCAGTACTAGGTACGAAGGATGTATCAACaacccaaagaaagaaaactccatCCTCAAGGAGCTTCCCTTCTAATAAGGCAGGACCTGGCTCCTCTCAAAGGGAGGTGGGCATAGGAGAGAGTACACGGGAGTGGGAGCCCTCAAATTCACCTCCATTGCTCCCCAACATATAAGGCCCAAGGTAACTCTAACTGTTTCATTCCTAGATTTTGAGCCAATCTTTGAGATAATCACAGATATAATAGTAACCCTCTAAATGCAACAATTAGAGACATTCAGAATGGTACCTGACTCTGTTATAGTCCACGAGCTAAATAAAATACAACTGTTGGAAAAAGGCAATTTATCTTCTGACAACTTGGCCTCACAGAGGCTTAcattatttatcttgattacaTAAAGGAATTGTGTTTGCTCCCTCTTCTCAATCCAGTGATTTggtggaaaattttattttaaaatccgcATATCCTTCTCATTCATATCCTTGGATCTCATCACAGAGTTGACACTGAGGTCAAGGGATAGTCATGGTAGAAGCTTCCACTTTTCTGGGCAAACATACCCAGAACCGAGAAGCAAGGTTAGAAGCCCCGTGCCCAGGCTACAAGGGCCAGAAAGTAAGCAGCAGGCTACTGTGTTTAGAGATTATAATTTTAAGTCCAgagtgaggaaaaataaagaaagcatcTTTCCCTTCTCTGTCACCCATTTGACCTTttctttattcaaaaatattacaaaggCAGTTTAGGAGAAATACCACTTTCTTATTCCCAGGTGTTCTTGAGTTTCTTACTGCTGATTTATTTGGATGAGTATAGATTATTTGCCAAGAGTAGAGCTTGGGATTCTTTCTTAGGAAACTCCAGAATCCTAGAAACTTTTCCCAGTGGCTGGCATTAGGTAGAGAAGGAGTGTCTTCTGAAGTGTTTCCATCACACGATCACCCCATTTCTGCAGGCTCACCCTTGTTGTTGGCCCACCACTCTCCATCAGAGGCTGGTGTCGACCAGTAGCCCGGGTTGCTGTAGCACCTGCTTCCTTCTATTTATGGCATTAAGAACTTTCTTCCTGGGACCCAGCGGCATTTGTATGCTCTGAAGATCCTCATCAGAGCAAAGCAACAGTGCTTCTAGGTCAATCTGCTCTCTCACAAAAATGGAAATGAACTCTTCCAGGTGCTGGGACTGCAAGAACACTTCTAGGGGCGTAGCATCAACCACATCTTCCTCCCACTCCACTTCATCCTCACCCCAAGGCAGATCATTTCCATGGCcattttcctctccctcttcatCACCCTCAGCTTCACCAGTCTCTGCTGTTCCTTGTCTCTGAAGCAATTCACTGGACATTTTAAACCCGAGCTCCCTCTTGCTGTCTGAGGTGTCTTCAGGGTTCAGCCACCTGTTGCTGCTAAAAACAATATTTCCTAGGCCTGGACGGTTGAGAATGGATTCGTGTTGCTCGCAGTCATCCTCCTCTCCTGAGAACTGGAGCTTCTCATTGAAGTCCCCTGAGAGGGGGTCGTCCTCCTCCTCTCTGAACACTTCCATCACATTCCTCTGCCCACTTCTGCCCTCCTTCCCCACTTGCTCTGCTGTATCTTTGCTTTTCTTGAACTTTATCTGGAAAGTGTCCTTAATGCCTTTGGACAAGGACCCAAATTTTCTGGAAGCAGAAGCATTTGAAAAGGTGCTCCTGGAAGAAGAAAAAGTCCCGGAGTCCTCCTTGCTATAGGTACGGGCCATCTTATTTTGGTGCTTCTCCTGGAGCCTCTCACACTCTTTCATCTGCCTCCTGGCATTCTTCTGAGCCTGTTCCTTCAGCCTGGCAACCTTCTTGGGGTTCATGATGTTCTGGGAAGTGGCAGCCTTATCCAGGAGAGCCACGCATTCATTCTGCTCCCTGCTGGCAGCAGCATCAAGTGGAGATTGCAACTTGTTGTCCAGGGCGAAGATGTTGGCACCAAAGTTGACCAGGAATGAGACACAGTGGGCATGACCATTGGAAGATGCATAATGTAGAGGAGTATTCCCCCAGATATCACATCTGTCAGGGTCCCCTCTGTAAGggaaaatgtaaaacatacaTGTTAGGTTTTTTCTTTGAACATGAggtccaaaaaataaaaacaaagaacaaaaccaaaatacATGTTAATGCAAGCATGTGTATCTTGCCTTAACATGGTTATTAGATGGCTGCCATGAGGCCAGATATATCACATTCAGACATCACAATGGCCAGAAACAGAAAAAGCCCATCTCTATCCCATGTCTCATTAGAAGCTAGAAATCCAGAAATCCCCCACCAGTGCAACTCTCATGTCTCTTTGGCCAGAATTGTGTTCCTGTCTCAGGGAAGGGAAATGCAGTAAGGAGAGTAGACTTCTTTGACTTTGACTTGACTTCTTCTGAAGCTGGAGAAAGTGTTACGCAATGTATGCTGATAAATGTTGAACTGGTTTGcccacaagagaaaaaaattccctaATTTATAGCATGTGCCAATTTCTGTGGTATAAATGCATAAATGCATCCACCATGGCTAATTTCAGGCTACCAATGTGATGTCACAGACATGGAATTTGGAAGACATGTAAATAGCACAccattatattttcttattttctgtacacagatataacatacacacaatcTCAAAAGCATATATAATAGCAATACgtagtaaaataattaggaagtgatgTTTTGAGTATTACCTATGTTTTTAGGGTAATTTATGAAATGGCAACTGTATGTAACTTTATATTTACTAGTGGCTGTGTTTGACTAACAGAAATTTAGCTTATAATTACAAGCTGGTTAAGAGTGGTTCTAGCACACCAATGCTACCCTCTTCTGGCTCACATGTGGGGACATAGCTAATAGCAGATTTGGGCCCCTGTCagcaagaaagaagagaggaatggATGTGAGTGGGTAAAACAAACAATATCTGCTATGATCACCATTTACATCAAGAGTAGAAAATCTCgggccggccacagtggctcagcaggcaagaatgcttgcctgccatgccagaggacctgggttcgattcccggtgcctgcccatgttaaaaaaaaaaaagaaaaaaagagtagaaaatcTCCATTTATTCCTCAATAAAGGTCCATGTAATTACATTATCAAACGTGAATAGTAGTGCAAGGGGTTAAGGTGCAATTGGGGACACTATTAGATGCTGTTAAAGCCAGCAATCCAGTGCCAAACACAGAAAGGGGGACATGGCAGGTGTTTAATAAAGacctgtggaatgaatgaatgccccCTGGAATCCTGCCTCAAGCTGCCACAAGCCCTGACCCTTGAGGGGTACAGATGGAAAGGAAAGTAACAACTCACTGTAAGGATGGCTTTGACCCTAAGCCACTGCTGGGAACTCCGATAACTCTGTTAACACAGGGCTTCAAGGGCAACTTCCCTAGCCCCAgtctaaaaacaaaaatcaggatCTCACTCAACTCTAGCCATGCTGGCCCCAGGGAAAGACTGGAGGGAGTCTGAAATGGTTACACTCCTGCCCAGTGGAAGGGGGAAGCCAGAGAGAAAATCCAGGCCCTGGCAACTGGCCTGTTAAGGCGCATGGTCTACTCAGTCCTTGAGTTCTTTGTCACCCAAAGTGTGGTCCCCAGATCAGCAGCAGCAACGTGGGGATCACCTGCAGGTTTGTTAGATATAGACTCTCGGGCAGCAGCCCAGGCTTTTTGAATCAGAATCTGTAGTTAGCAAGATCCCCAAGTAGTTTGCGTGCACATTGCAGGCTGAGAAGAGCTGCAGTAGTTACTCTGACTTGATCGGTGTCCTGTAATCTGCTGAGTCAGATTTGCAACCTCTCCATGAAGAATCCCTGGCCACCTCATGCTTTTCAGTAAAGAAGTATTGACACATTCAGtgtcccccacccacccatcacAGTCTCCCTCTTGGAGAATAAAGTCAGGGATAATTATCAGAGGAGTAAAGCAGGGCTCAGAGAGCTGAGCTGATTTGCCCGAGGGTACAGAAGAGGCACTCTTTGGATGGCCTCTGTCTCCAAGTCCACGTATCTCTGACACAATACAGCCATACGTTAACAGAGGGTCTCaagattgacttttataaaagaaCCCGGCTTCCTCAATTGTAAATTGAGGATATTACCTACTCATAAGGATTTTATGTGTGTTTAGTTAATTTACATAATGCATTAGAAAAGTGCTTGGCATGTAGTGAATGTTCAATAAACATTACCTATTATCATTTCCTGCAGTTCTAAATGCACAGTCCTTaatttcatagaattattttCTTGCACACCCATGTAGTAAATTCCTGCAGCACTACAGCAGCTCTTGGAGCTCTTTAATACTTAGAGTCTACCTTAACTTGTCAGATATTTATGTCCTGTCTCTTTCATTAGTTAAGCTTCAGACATTCAGGCCTgtgcctttttcttctttgtatcaGCTACATTTCCcagcaagaaatttcaaactcTAACCTCAAAGAGGCAGCAGGTAGTGTAAGTAACTGAATGGGCTcgatttattttttcaactaaGTCACAGTTACATGCATCCTCCATCTAAAAAGGGCAGCCGTTGCTTCGCTTTCTGATTGATACCTTGCAGAAAAGCAGATGATATTGCCAGAGCTTCCATTTTTCAAACAAACGCCACTAATCCAAATtgttgtgtgattttttttttaatttctaaatgttggctcatatttataagaaaaatacagtgaaatccaaataaaacaCATCTAAGGGCTAGAAGCATTCTGTAAACTGGCAGTTGGCAACCTCCTGCGTAGAGAGAACAGTGCGAGCAGATGCACGGATGGGTGAAATTTCAGTGCATGTCTGGGGAAGCAGGAGTATACCCCAGTGTGCCTCGAGTGCATGGAGGTGGGGGCAAGGGAAAAGAGtagtgagaaggaaagaaaacaaaattgaatcTAAGGAAAGCAAATATTCAACAACACAATTCTGTTGGGAGCTTCCAGCTCTTAGTTTGTTATAAGAAAAAGCTGCCACTTTCAAGAGGGCTCTGTTCATTCCTCCTGATCAAAGGAGACCCCTTTCAATCTTGGCACAGTCATGCATCTTAGGGGAACACGATGCTTCACCCCCCACCCAAGACATggtttcactttttatttattttaaccaaaCACTACGTTCAAAGATTCCTTAAGTACCCTAGACATCAAAGCAGGATTGTAAAACATCCAAGATGTTActgtaaatataaacaaaaacataCTGATTAAATTTTCCTGAACTTGTCTTTGGATTggataaattaaaagaattagCAAAGAAATTATTAGGGGAGGGGAGCTGAACCAGAGTGTACTGCTTATGTACTCTTGGGCAAATCAGTTAAGGCTCTTAATACAGGATATTAGAAGTTTGGATTAAATCTACATGTCTGAGGCCATAAAGAGGTGGAATTTTCCCATCTCCCTGCATCTTAAATGATGTCCTCAAGATGAGAAAGCAGATTATGAGGAAAACCTTAGAAGACCCAAAagtgggtcttgttttttaaaaaattttaaatacaatcCATATTTACAGATGAAACTGTCAGTAGGATGATTCATGAGCCTTCCTAGTGTGTTTAAGTTAGCTCCACTTGCTTGGTAATTAGATTATAttctattatatattatatatatatatatatctttctataatctatatctataatatattctatttttagGTAACTTTCCAAATTGATATacaactttaaatattttctcttgacAAATTTCAAGGGATTCTTCTAAATTTAAATCCAAGGTAATCATCTGTCTTTTGATCCTTGGTACCTTTCACATTTCTTGTTAAAACCACTGCATACACCAGCCAGGTATTCACAAACTGGTCCCGCAGCCTTGATGCTATATGGTTCCCTTTATCCCAATTCAGTCCAGtgttgatatttttttctattcctctttttttgtttgtttcttctgagAGAGAAACTCAATGACGAGATTTTAAAATAACCCATATTTCACTCTTACTTTTTGGTAGATCActtctataattttaaaatctgtctagGTATTACTGTTattaatttggtaattagattatATTAAATTACTCTGAGCTTCTGTTCCATTCTGCTTTCTCCTTTGGAAGTTTTCTTGAGTTTTTTTGTGAAGTTGTTCTTTTCAGAACAAAATCgctctttcaaaaatgtttttctgtaaGACGGAATGTTTGGCTTCATTTATAATCAAAGAAATTCAGTTTAAAACAATGCACCACCATTTTTCTTTTGCCTATCAgataggaaacattttaaaagaatagcaATTCTCAATTTTGGCAAGAGTGCAGGGAAAGGAACAGTGTTGGAGGAATCAGAAAGTATTCAAGTTTCCTGGCACAGTATCTGCCAAAAGCCTTTACAACATAGTCCCCTTTTGAATCAACAATCCTGCCTCTGGGAATTATCCTAAGGAAATGATCAAAACTTTATGCAAAGATGAATGAGCAAGcaattgattaaataaattataatgaaaCCATAAAACTGAATGCCATGTAGTGATTAAAAGTAATGGTCACAGTTCTCTATTTTTAATTGAGAATGGTCTGTGATACATTGTTAAATAATTAGAAGCAGATTTCAGAATGATTTGTGTAACTTGAGGGCCTTTTTAAGGGGGAAATGTGCTTGTGTTTGCATGCTCTCAAATAAAAAGTCTGGAAGGACACAAGGCAAATGTGAATGACTATGAGTGAGATTTGgtataatttttactttatcaCATAAAAATTTCCAATACAATGCAAATTGTTACCATAAGTATATATTCCTTTAAGACTCaggaagaaaatttcatttcaattctagaaaataaaacacaacccCCTAAAAAGGTATGTACACtttgaaaggcaaaatagaatTTGTTATACTTGGGACCATCTTTCCAGTGTAAtgtatctttaaattttaaaaaagaaagaaaaaacagttttatACCAAAGCCAGGTTTTGTTGTTGATGGTTGCGACATGATCTGCTATTTCAATCAGGTAGTGACAGATAAACGCTTAAATCACCAGACTGGAATGGATCTCGATAATGGATTAGCTTCCAAAGTTCAATGTTGATTTATTTCTCCTATTTAACTTCCTTAAATATACCTGGCAATTTTGATCTTCTGAAGATCTGCTGCAGTCAAAATGACAGGTGATCTAGGAAAATCCTCACCAGACATTTTTTTCCAGCCTCAACCAAGCCTGACTCAACACAGcaaatcagaaatgtttctgGGGGAAGGGGACAAAACCTGGGATGTACTGGAAGTGATGAAGAAACATGAATTAAGCAGGAAGGACTGGAAAAGGCAAGGTTAGAAGCACTTCTGTGCCCATACTAATTGCttaataaagataatttaaattaaGTTTGATTTCATATTATATTAAGAGAGAGATTAATTTACCTTGTCAAGTAAATAAGGTAAAGAGTGGGTTATATGACAAAGTGTGTTGGGATAAATGATTACCAATTGGAGAATAATAGTTAAATAACctcaaaacttaaaacaaaataaattatgtatgaattaagcatttaaattttttaaatgaaactgagaaagtACTCAAGAAAACATCAGTAATTCTTTTGGCATGCCCTCAAGGCCAGAAATTATAAAAGATTGAGAGACTTGTTtgtgtatacatatttaaaacatcTGTTGTCAAAAATAGAAATCAttaattgtgaaaatatttgtaatatatttgatAGAGCACTGATATTCtaattttgaaaagcatttttataaacTAGTGAAATGTTGAACAACCCAACATAAAAGTGGAAATACAATGGACACTAAACATAAAAAGAATTTTCAACCTCACTGGTAatcaaagaaaagaacattaaaacAGCACCAATATATCATTTTGGacctatcagattggcaaaaatagGCATATACTCTCTGAAGGGCAATGTGTCAATACacacaaaacatgtctttaaaTTGTACACCTGCCAATtgatctagaaatttcacttggGAGTGAAaatttaatcatcttcaagaaagtgTTAACAGAGGTCTATGACACAGATAATCATCCCAGCACCATTTAATCTAGGGGAAACAAATTGTTTGTCAAAAAGAAGGATTAACTAAGAAATGTTTTATTGACtagaatactaaaaaaaaaaaaaccctaaaaattaaattatagaataatatatgatgatatggaaaaatgtttatgatgTATTGAGGGGTTAAAAAAAGGACATGGTATAAAAAGTCTATTTGGTAAACCATTTTGTGtgctatatatattaatatatagtattgaaAACTTATACACAAATCTTAACAGCAAGTATTTTATCATAGGatagttttttctttgtattgtgtgtgtgtgtgtatgtctaatttagttttcagcttatctcacttttgtaattaaataaaGACACAATAAAACACAatgattattttaagaaaatgtttccgGCATTCAAAGGAGAGAGAATGGACATATAGGCATTGCCATTTGAAGCGGACCTCAAATGGAACAAGGGCTCTGCTGGCTGGGATGAGCTCCAGTCTCTATTCTAGCAGAACATAGTACAACCATCCACAGTCTCCCCATTACCCAATGCCACTACTAGACCAGTTCATCTCACATCTCAACCATTAAAGCACCCCCAAAACATTCTCTGTGATCTGCTGTGCAGCTGCCTGGGCACATTTTGTAAACCACAAATCTACCTGGTGGTTCCCCTCCTATGTGCCCATGGCATGGCTTCCCCTGACCCTCAGGATAAACTCAATTCCTTAGGAGTTCATAATGCCCTT includes:
- the ANKS4B gene encoding ankyrin repeat and SAM domain-containing protein 4B, whose amino-acid sequence is MSTRYHQAASDSYLELLKEATKRDLNLSDEDGMTPTLLAAYHGNLEALEIICSRGGDPDRCDIWGNTPLHYASSNGHAHCVSFLVNFGANIFALDNKLQSPLDAAASREQNECVALLDKAATSQNIMNPKKVARLKEQAQKNARRQMKECERLQEKHQNKMARTYSKEDSGTFSSSRSTFSNASASRKFGSLSKGIKDTFQIKFKKSKDTAEQVGKEGRSGQRNVMEVFREEEDDPLSGDFNEKLQFSGEEDDCEQHESILNRPGLGNIVFSSNRWLNPEDTSDSKRELGFKMSSELLQRQGTAETGEAEGDEEGEENGHGNDLPWGEDEVEWEEDVVDATPLEVFLQSQHLEEFISIFVREQIDLEALLLCSDEDLQSIQMPLGPRKKVLNAINRRKQVLQQPGLLVDTSL